A stretch of Roseibium porphyridii DNA encodes these proteins:
- a CDS encoding Do family serine endopeptidase, whose translation MAPNFVRRRMSRVAFAAAGIVLGGMIAFQPIQTAKAQGPVSVADLAENLADAVVNISTAQTVQGRRSVPMPQVPDGSPFQEFFEEFFNRQNRDDGQPRRVQSLGSGFVIDGEEGIIITNNHVIEGADEVTANFNDGTKLKAEILGTDEKTDLAVLKVVPETPLKAVQLGDSDAIRVGDWVMAIGNPFGLGGTVTVGIVSARNRDINSGPYDNFIQTDASINRGNSGGPLFDMQGNVVGINTAIISPSGGSIGIGFAIPAKTATRVIDQLREFGETRRGWLGVRIQEVTDEIAESLGMDEAMGALVAGVTEDGPASKAEIEPGDVIIKFDGSEVEAMRELPRMVAETAIGKDVEVVVLRKGEEVTISVTLERLEENDVTEASATTEEEQEEKPVEKSEVLGMTLSELDDELREQFSIEADVTGVVVTEVEAGSSAEEKRVQAGDVIKEVAQEPVETPADVEAEIEKLKEGGRRSALLLLANPSGDVRFVPVRIEDE comes from the coding sequence ATGGCTCCAAATTTTGTTCGCCGTCGAATGTCCCGGGTCGCCTTTGCTGCGGCGGGCATCGTTCTCGGCGGAATGATCGCGTTTCAACCCATTCAGACCGCAAAGGCACAAGGACCGGTTTCCGTCGCTGACCTTGCGGAAAACCTGGCAGATGCCGTGGTGAATATTTCCACCGCGCAAACTGTACAGGGCAGGCGCAGCGTGCCGATGCCCCAGGTTCCGGACGGGTCTCCTTTCCAGGAGTTCTTTGAAGAATTCTTCAACCGGCAGAACCGTGACGATGGCCAACCTCGCCGCGTTCAATCGCTTGGGTCGGGCTTCGTGATTGACGGCGAAGAAGGCATCATCATCACGAACAATCACGTGATTGAAGGCGCTGACGAGGTCACAGCGAATTTCAACGACGGCACCAAGCTCAAGGCGGAAATTCTCGGAACGGATGAAAAGACAGATCTGGCCGTTTTGAAAGTGGTGCCCGAAACGCCTTTGAAGGCCGTCCAGCTTGGTGACTCAGATGCCATACGTGTTGGCGACTGGGTGATGGCAATCGGCAACCCGTTCGGCCTGGGCGGAACGGTTACCGTCGGAATTGTGTCGGCAAGAAACCGCGACATCAACTCCGGTCCTTATGACAACTTCATTCAGACCGACGCATCGATCAACCGGGGCAATTCCGGCGGTCCGCTGTTCGACATGCAGGGCAATGTCGTCGGTATCAACACAGCAATCATTTCTCCCTCCGGCGGGTCGATCGGTATCGGCTTTGCCATTCCGGCGAAAACGGCCACGCGCGTGATCGATCAGCTCAGGGAGTTCGGTGAAACACGGCGCGGCTGGCTGGGTGTGCGCATCCAGGAAGTCACCGACGAGATCGCTGAGAGCCTTGGTATGGACGAGGCGATGGGTGCACTGGTTGCCGGCGTGACTGAAGATGGCCCTGCCTCGAAAGCCGAAATCGAGCCGGGAGATGTCATCATCAAGTTCGATGGCAGTGAAGTTGAAGCGATGCGCGAACTTCCGCGCATGGTTGCCGAAACAGCTATCGGCAAGGATGTGGAAGTCGTCGTTCTTCGTAAGGGTGAAGAAGTGACTATCAGCGTCACTCTGGAGCGTCTGGAAGAGAACGACGTTACCGAAGCCAGCGCGACAACTGAAGAAGAGCAGGAAGAAAAGCCGGTTGAGAAGAGCGAAGTCCTCGGAATGACGCTCTCTGAACTCGACGATGAGCTTCGTGAGCAGTTCTCCATTGAAGCTGATGTCACCGGCGTTGTTGTGACTGAAGTCGAGGCTGGTTCTTCTGCAGAAGAAAAACGGGTCCAGGCGGGTGACGTGATCAAGGAAGTCGCTCAGGAACCGGTGGAAACACCGGCAGACGTCGAGGCCGAGATTGAGAAGCTCAAGGAAGGCGGGCGCCGGTCTGCCTTGTTGCTGCTGGCCAACCCCTCAGGCGATGTTCGCTTTGTTCCAGTGCGAATTGAGGACGAATAG
- the serB gene encoding phosphoserine phosphatase SerB, with product MSLVATLVSTPTAPAVNADLISKAEAALGVTGSATVLNPGVAADIRFEGPNASAADTLLRDVIGRAPVDVFVQAPDKRRKKLLIADMDSTMIRQECIDELAAELGLKDRISEITERAMRGEIEFEPALRERVGLLEGLPVSAIDTVLSNRIQLMPGGRTLVQTMKSDSAYCALVSGGFTHFTKAIAAMIGFDENQANTLLESNGKLSGKVGEPILGRDAKRTRLEYLVAENGLDFEDTLAVGDGANDLAMIERAGSGVAYRAKPAVAAAADFRIDYGDLTALLYLQGYAEKDFVLS from the coding sequence ATGTCTCTTGTCGCCACCCTGGTTTCCACTCCAACGGCTCCTGCGGTGAACGCGGATCTCATCAGCAAGGCGGAGGCTGCTCTTGGAGTAACCGGTTCCGCGACGGTGCTCAATCCGGGTGTTGCAGCCGATATCCGGTTTGAAGGGCCGAACGCAAGTGCCGCTGACACATTGCTTCGCGATGTGATCGGGCGGGCACCTGTTGACGTATTTGTCCAGGCTCCTGACAAACGTCGCAAGAAACTGCTGATCGCTGACATGGATTCCACCATGATCCGGCAGGAATGCATCGATGAATTGGCAGCTGAACTCGGTCTGAAAGACAGGATTTCCGAAATCACCGAGCGCGCAATGCGTGGCGAGATTGAATTTGAGCCGGCATTACGGGAACGGGTTGGCCTTCTGGAGGGTTTACCCGTCTCCGCGATCGACACGGTGCTGAGCAACCGCATTCAGCTGATGCCCGGTGGCCGGACACTTGTTCAGACCATGAAGTCTGACAGCGCCTATTGCGCGCTTGTGTCGGGTGGATTCACACATTTCACCAAAGCCATTGCCGCCATGATCGGCTTTGACGAAAATCAGGCTAATACCCTGCTTGAATCGAATGGCAAACTGAGTGGTAAAGTCGGCGAGCCGATCCTGGGCCGGGATGCCAAGCGAACCCGGCTTGAATATCTGGTTGCCGAAAACGGCCTGGATTTCGAAGATACATTGGCGGTTGGTGACGGTGCGAACGATCTTGCCATGATCGAGCGTGCTGGATCAGGTGTTGCCTATAGGGCCAAACCGGCCGTTGCCGCTGCCGCCGACTTCCGCATCGACTACGGTGACCTGACGGCCCTTCTCTATCTTCAGGGATACGCCGAAAAAGATTTCGTACTGAGCTGA
- the miaA gene encoding tRNA (adenosine(37)-N6)-dimethylallyltransferase MiaA, whose product MDEALEDKRKKTIGWRAILIAGPTASGKSALALDLAKRLDGVIINADSMQLYEDLRLVSARPSPSEERDAEHRLYGVLPASQAFSTGAWLRMASAEMEAVWSEGRVPILVGGTGLYFKALTQGLAELPDIPEDIRERARDLADREGVEGLRKALADAGDIVAAGELADPQRLARALEVILATGQPLSVLQKAQHATPFLSPEHALRLVLAPPRAWLHERIARRAAMIVGEEGIDEVRALLGKGLSPKLPGMRAIGIAEIRDLLSQQASLDETINRLTVATRQYAKRQETWFRNQMPDWQRIDPSVGIDLERLPGFAEK is encoded by the coding sequence ATGGATGAAGCCTTGGAAGACAAGAGAAAGAAAACAATCGGGTGGCGCGCCATTTTGATAGCCGGACCCACGGCGAGCGGCAAGTCTGCTTTGGCCCTGGATCTTGCCAAAAGACTGGATGGAGTGATCATCAATGCCGATTCCATGCAGCTTTACGAAGACTTGCGCCTTGTGAGTGCAAGACCGTCCCCGAGCGAGGAGCGCGACGCCGAGCATCGCCTCTACGGTGTCTTGCCAGCTTCACAGGCTTTTTCCACAGGCGCTTGGTTGCGAATGGCAAGTGCAGAAATGGAGGCTGTCTGGTCCGAAGGACGCGTACCGATTTTGGTTGGCGGTACAGGCCTTTATTTCAAGGCTTTAACGCAAGGGCTTGCGGAGCTTCCGGATATACCGGAGGACATTCGCGAAAGAGCTCGCGATCTGGCGGACAGGGAAGGGGTCGAAGGGCTCAGAAAAGCGCTTGCGGACGCTGGAGACATTGTCGCCGCTGGTGAACTTGCCGATCCGCAACGGCTTGCCCGTGCTCTTGAAGTCATTCTTGCGACTGGCCAACCGCTCAGCGTCTTGCAAAAAGCTCAACATGCAACGCCCTTTCTGTCACCCGAACACGCTTTGCGCCTGGTGCTGGCTCCGCCAAGGGCCTGGCTTCACGAACGTATCGCCAGGCGCGCTGCAATGATTGTGGGCGAGGAAGGCATTGATGAAGTCCGGGCATTGCTGGGCAAGGGTCTCTCGCCAAAACTGCCCGGTATGCGCGCCATAGGAATCGCCGAAATCCGGGACTTGTTGTCGCAGCAGGCCAGTCTGGACGAAACTATCAACAGGCTCACTGTTGCAACGCGGCAATATGCAAAACGACAGGAAACCTGGTTCCGAAACCAGATGCCCGATTGGCAAAGGATTGATCCTTCAGTTGGAATCGATTTGGAACGGTTGCCGGGTTTCGCAGAAAAATGA
- a CDS encoding GNAT family N-acetyltransferase: protein MQTIFLECGSVRLVPLSPADINLVKDLHSDPYGNLCTDTSTNCVVVDAAELVRNALQNQTDHGFAKWKAVTEEGKFIGWAGFTPLAETSEISLNYCLYTDVLEQDEDLAKRLCKGLSDWFFQNTYFSHLVAVVRTDNRDMREAIQDAGFYHRESKAIDGMQADLFQMLSPSMQSYLMSA, encoded by the coding sequence GTGCAGACGATTTTTCTCGAATGCGGTTCAGTGCGACTTGTCCCATTGTCTCCCGCCGATATTAATCTCGTCAAAGACCTTCATTCAGACCCTTACGGCAACCTTTGTACTGATACTTCCACAAATTGCGTCGTGGTTGATGCGGCGGAACTGGTCCGTAATGCATTGCAGAACCAGACGGATCATGGCTTTGCCAAATGGAAGGCAGTGACGGAGGAGGGCAAGTTTATCGGTTGGGCAGGGTTTACCCCACTCGCCGAAACTTCAGAGATCAGCTTGAACTATTGCCTCTACACCGACGTGCTTGAGCAGGATGAAGACCTTGCCAAGCGCCTCTGTAAAGGGCTCTCCGACTGGTTTTTCCAAAATACCTATTTTTCGCATCTGGTCGCGGTCGTTCGTACGGACAACCGAGACATGCGCGAGGCAATTCAGGATGCCGGGTTCTATCACCGGGAAAGCAAGGCGATTGACGGAATGCAGGCAGACCTGTTTCAGATGCTCAGTCCCTCCATGCAATCGTATTTGATGAGTGCCTGA
- a CDS encoding GNAT family N-acetyltransferase translates to MSDPILVTQRLRLTPFLETDYKLLRDLHSDPEVNRYHSPGLAPMAEAEVQRRLTSYVEDHRRTGISKWKLETIDDDFIGRAGFSWQNEPDGYELGYSLKQAYWRQGYASEIAIALVDWFFSHRAEDQMFAYAASEHRKSFAVMEKAGLRPWMEMTKHGVSCRFYRITRQEHERARGVVIPTSGSN, encoded by the coding sequence TTGTCCGATCCGATATTGGTAACACAACGTCTCAGGTTAACGCCGTTTCTGGAGACGGATTATAAATTGCTGAGAGACCTGCATTCAGACCCTGAGGTCAATCGTTACCATTCGCCGGGCCTTGCACCGATGGCGGAGGCGGAAGTTCAACGGAGATTGACATCCTATGTGGAGGATCATCGACGCACGGGCATCAGCAAATGGAAGCTTGAAACGATTGATGACGACTTTATCGGGCGGGCAGGGTTCTCCTGGCAGAACGAACCGGACGGATATGAACTGGGATACAGTTTGAAACAGGCATATTGGAGACAAGGATACGCAAGCGAAATCGCGATTGCTCTGGTTGACTGGTTCTTCTCGCATAGAGCAGAGGACCAAATGTTCGCATACGCCGCCTCGGAGCACCGAAAATCCTTTGCCGTCATGGAAAAGGCAGGTCTAAGACCGTGGATGGAAATGACCAAACACGGCGTGTCATGCCGCTTCTACCGGATCACACGACAGGAACATGAAAGAGCGCGTGGCGTGGTCATTCCGACAAGCGGGTCTAACTGA
- a CDS encoding TetR/AcrR family transcriptional regulator yields MTKQNTRKAETRKALLKASGRMFKKEGFDGIGVDGIANAAGATSGAFYAHLKSKNDAFRMALEAGLDEVIETIPDYQRQYGKGWFDAFARYYLGAAHRKDRACGCAMTAMSPDVARADADTRELYDLKMDRIADLIARGLPGAVEEERRKSAWAFLSILIGALTTARAMADEKLAEEVANAALPVALAAASGCEIS; encoded by the coding sequence ATGACTAAGCAGAATACGCGCAAGGCTGAGACGCGGAAGGCCCTCCTGAAAGCCTCCGGTCGGATGTTCAAAAAAGAAGGGTTTGACGGTATCGGCGTTGACGGTATCGCAAATGCTGCCGGAGCAACATCTGGCGCATTCTACGCCCATCTAAAATCCAAGAACGATGCATTCCGAATGGCGCTTGAAGCAGGGCTGGACGAGGTTATTGAGACAATTCCTGACTATCAAAGGCAATATGGCAAAGGCTGGTTTGACGCCTTTGCGCGTTACTACCTGGGTGCCGCGCATCGCAAGGATCGCGCCTGCGGCTGTGCCATGACCGCCATGTCGCCCGACGTCGCCCGGGCAGATGCAGACACGAGGGAACTCTACGACCTTAAGATGGATCGCATAGCAGACTTGATTGCGCGGGGATTGCCGGGTGCGGTCGAAGAGGAAAGACGAAAATCTGCCTGGGCCTTCCTGAGCATCCTCATAGGCGCGCTCACCACAGCACGTGCCATGGCTGACGAGAAACTGGCAGAAGAAGTGGCGAATGCGGCACTGCCAGTCGCGCTCGCGGCAGCGTCCGGGTGTGAAATCAGTTAG
- a CDS encoding 4-oxalocrotonate tautomerase yields MPLALTYTEGVFDADSGAAAGRKITQAFLKWHGLTGNTVMTPNVTMQIQALPKFAALSGGEPVSAAWLECKTPSFALADRDTQVGFFREATDIIENATGGTLPRDRIYTNLVHTVDGSWNLDGRAMTNSELGERIARG; encoded by the coding sequence ATGCCTTTGGCTTTAACGTACACAGAGGGCGTCTTCGACGCTGATTCAGGTGCTGCAGCTGGTCGCAAGATTACCCAGGCATTCCTGAAATGGCATGGATTGACGGGTAACACGGTCATGACGCCCAATGTGACAATGCAAATCCAGGCGCTTCCGAAATTCGCTGCTCTTTCGGGAGGCGAGCCCGTGTCAGCTGCGTGGCTGGAGTGCAAAACACCGTCATTTGCGCTTGCGGATCGGGACACCCAGGTCGGCTTCTTCAGGGAAGCGACAGACATCATTGAAAACGCTACAGGTGGAACACTTCCACGAGACCGGATTTACACCAATCTGGTTCACACGGTTGACGGTTCCTGGAACCTCGACGGTCGCGCCATGACCAACAGCGAATTGGGTGAGCGCATAGCGCGAGGCTGA
- a CDS encoding 2-isopropylmalate synthase, producing the protein MTATPEKDQIRIFDTTLRDGEQSPGASMTLEEKLQIAEILDDMGVDIIEAGFPIASNGDFEAVSEIAKRSKNSVIAGLARAIHADIDRCGEAVKHAEKGRIHTFVSTSPIHLKFQMNKTEEEVMEIITDTVTRSRNLIEDVEWSAMDATRTPIDYLCRCVEAAIKCGATTINLPDTVGYATPDEYKAMFEQIRERVPDSDKAIFSVHCHDDLGLAVANSLAGVAGGARQIECTINGLGERAGNASLEEIVMAVRTRGDILPYTTQIDPKFLVRASKMVAGASGFAVQYNKAIVGKNAFAHESGIHQDGMLKNAETYEIMRPEDVGVKATSLVMGKHSGRHAFRDKLRELGFELGDNALQDAFRRFKDLADRKKHVYDEDIEALVEDEINILGESTKVIALTVIAGTGGPQKAILTMDVNGQHITKEATGDGPVDATFNAIKAIVPHEATLSLYQVHAVTEGTDAQAEVSVRLEADGRIATGKGADTDTLVASARAYVSAVNKLALRQQTGNPGALAAV; encoded by the coding sequence ATGACTGCCACTCCTGAGAAGGACCAGATCCGCATCTTCGACACCACCTTGCGTGATGGAGAACAATCGCCCGGCGCGTCGATGACGCTGGAAGAGAAGCTGCAGATCGCCGAGATCCTAGACGACATGGGCGTCGACATCATCGAGGCTGGCTTCCCGATTGCCTCCAATGGCGACTTCGAAGCTGTCAGCGAGATCGCTAAGCGCTCCAAGAACTCCGTCATCGCGGGCCTTGCCAGAGCGATCCATGCCGATATCGATCGCTGTGGTGAAGCCGTCAAACATGCTGAAAAGGGCCGGATTCATACATTCGTCTCCACGTCTCCAATTCATCTGAAGTTCCAGATGAACAAGACGGAAGAAGAGGTAATGGAGATCATCACCGACACGGTGACCCGCTCCCGCAATCTGATTGAAGATGTGGAATGGTCCGCCATGGACGCAACCCGCACTCCGATCGACTATCTGTGCAGATGCGTTGAGGCTGCGATCAAGTGTGGTGCCACCACGATCAATCTGCCCGACACGGTCGGTTATGCGACCCCGGATGAATACAAGGCCATGTTCGAGCAGATCCGTGAACGTGTCCCAGACAGCGACAAGGCTATTTTCTCGGTCCATTGTCATGACGACCTGGGCCTGGCAGTTGCCAATTCGCTGGCTGGTGTCGCTGGCGGAGCACGCCAGATCGAGTGCACGATCAATGGCCTCGGAGAACGCGCGGGAAATGCCTCGCTGGAAGAAATCGTCATGGCCGTTCGGACCCGCGGCGACATCCTGCCTTATACGACCCAGATTGATCCGAAGTTCCTGGTACGGGCATCCAAGATGGTCGCCGGCGCATCCGGTTTCGCCGTGCAATACAACAAGGCGATTGTCGGGAAAAACGCCTTCGCGCATGAGAGCGGCATCCACCAGGACGGTATGCTGAAAAATGCAGAAACCTACGAAATCATGCGTCCGGAAGATGTCGGAGTGAAAGCAACATCCCTGGTCATGGGCAAGCATTCTGGCCGTCATGCCTTCCGCGACAAGCTGCGAGAATTGGGTTTTGAGTTGGGCGACAACGCACTGCAAGACGCGTTCCGCCGCTTCAAGGACCTGGCCGACCGCAAAAAGCATGTTTATGACGAGGACATTGAGGCCCTGGTCGAGGATGAAATCAACATCCTGGGTGAAAGCACAAAAGTGATTGCCCTGACGGTCATCGCCGGAACGGGTGGTCCGCAAAAAGCAATCCTGACGATGGATGTGAACGGTCAACACATCACCAAGGAGGCAACAGGTGACGGACCTGTTGATGCGACTTTCAACGCCATCAAGGCGATCGTACCGCATGAGGCAACACTGTCGCTCTATCAGGTGCATGCTGTGACCGAAGGAACAGACGCGCAGGCGGAAGTCTCGGTGCGTCTGGAAGCCGACGGTCGTATCGCTACTGGCAAGGGAGCGGATACAGACACCTTGGTGGCTTCTGCCCGTGCGTACGTTTCGGCCGTTAACAAACTGGCTCTGCGCCAACAGACCGGTAATCCCGGCGCGCTCGCAGCTGTTTAA
- a CDS encoding DUF899 domain-containing protein — MSSPQIVSRDEWLEARKALLAKEKAFTKERDQLSAARRDLPLVLVNEDYVFDTRDGPKSLSDLFGPQRQLVVYHFMFGENWEEGCPSCSFWADNYERLDVHLAARDTALVSISSAPLEKLEAYRTRMGWTFDWVSSLGTSFNNDYGVTFPGKEDPAGRGYNYKGQPVGTEELPGVSTFIKLEDGRVAHSYSTYGRGLDILNMAYNLLDLTHLGRDEESLPYPQAWVKRRDTY; from the coding sequence ATGTCATCACCACAGATCGTTAGTCGGGATGAATGGCTTGAAGCGCGAAAGGCTCTCCTGGCAAAGGAAAAGGCTTTCACCAAGGAGCGCGACCAGCTGTCCGCTGCACGCCGCGACTTGCCGCTTGTGCTCGTGAATGAAGACTACGTTTTCGACACAAGGGATGGCCCGAAGAGCCTGTCAGACCTGTTTGGGCCGCAAAGACAGCTCGTTGTCTATCACTTCATGTTTGGCGAGAACTGGGAGGAAGGCTGCCCGAGCTGTTCCTTCTGGGCCGACAATTACGAGCGGCTCGATGTCCATTTGGCAGCCCGGGACACGGCACTTGTTTCTATCTCCAGCGCGCCGCTGGAAAAACTGGAAGCCTACAGAACACGTATGGGCTGGACGTTTGACTGGGTCTCTTCCCTTGGCACCAGCTTCAACAATGATTACGGAGTTACGTTCCCCGGCAAGGAAGATCCGGCAGGCCGTGGCTACAACTACAAAGGCCAACCAGTTGGCACCGAGGAGTTGCCGGGCGTGAGCACCTTTATCAAGCTCGAAGATGGTCGGGTCGCCCACAGCTATTCTACCTATGGGCGGGGTCTCGACATCTTGAATATGGCCTACAATCTGCTGGATCTGACGCATCTCGGTCGCGATGAAGAAAGCCTGCCCTACCCTCAGGCCTGGGTAAAACGGCGCGATACCTATTGA
- a CDS encoding SRPBCC family protein, translated as MTVQQTAKEFLKSEPGRDPIIIEGLFRAAPERVFRAFTDPRDVSCWFIPKAGSLEQVEIDLKIGGKWCFVIDKTDEKQIHFEGEYLLIDPPNRLEFSWRHVKEFADGTRETTDTSKVAVTFTAAGKATEVRLSHEAIKTEDARHGVGGGWNGCFERLADFVKEMEHVPGE; from the coding sequence ATGACTGTTCAGCAGACTGCCAAAGAGTTTTTGAAGTCGGAACCGGGCCGGGATCCTATTATTATCGAGGGTCTTTTCAGGGCGGCTCCCGAACGGGTTTTCCGCGCCTTTACCGATCCGCGGGATGTCAGTTGCTGGTTTATTCCCAAAGCCGGTTCGCTTGAGCAAGTCGAGATCGATCTGAAGATCGGCGGGAAATGGTGCTTTGTGATTGATAAGACCGACGAAAAGCAAATTCACTTTGAGGGAGAGTATCTGCTCATCGACCCTCCCAACCGGCTCGAATTCAGTTGGCGTCACGTCAAGGAATTTGCCGACGGCACGCGCGAAACGACTGACACGTCAAAGGTCGCTGTAACTTTCACCGCTGCCGGCAAGGCCACCGAAGTCCGGCTTTCGCATGAAGCCATCAAAACCGAAGACGCGCGTCACGGCGTTGGCGGCGGCTGGAACGGCTGTTTTGAGCGGCTTGCCGATTTCGTCAAGGAAATGGAACACGTACCGGGAGAATGA
- a CDS encoding ArsR/SmtB family transcription factor, with the protein MPQLDATFSALSDGTRRAIVSRLATGETTLSDLAEPFDMSLTAVSKHLRVLSDAGLVEVEKRGRTRHCRLRGAPIKEAVDWLQKYEAFWIDRFDALARHLAKED; encoded by the coding sequence ATGCCCCAATTGGACGCTACCTTTTCCGCACTCAGCGATGGCACACGACGTGCCATTGTCTCTCGTTTGGCAACGGGTGAAACGACACTTTCCGACCTTGCCGAACCCTTCGACATGTCGCTGACGGCAGTTTCCAAACATTTACGTGTCCTGTCCGATGCAGGCCTTGTTGAAGTCGAAAAACGCGGCCGAACCAGGCATTGCAGGCTCCGCGGGGCCCCGATCAAGGAAGCCGTCGACTGGCTTCAGAAATACGAAGCCTTCTGGATTGACCGCTTCGATGCCCTTGCCCGCCATCTGGCCAAAGAGGATTGA
- a CDS encoding glutathione S-transferase family protein: MKLYVTDLSPNSRRVLAAVSHLGFDGETEIQKYDLMKGEHRSDELKAVNPNQKVPVLVDGDFSLWEANPIMIYLGERAGAEEFCPTHRQGRIEVLRWMSWEVQHFNRALGDIVWETVAKQAFGLGAPDTVKIEAGLDNFRRFAAVLENHLADRDFVLGDELTVADFAVGSHSALAMHPQSQVPLKDFPKVNAYLQRLEAVPAWAATAPKPRAEAAE, encoded by the coding sequence ATGAAGCTTTATGTAACCGACCTGTCTCCCAACAGCAGACGCGTGTTGGCTGCGGTCAGTCATCTTGGTTTCGATGGCGAGACCGAGATCCAGAAATACGATCTGATGAAAGGGGAGCATCGCTCGGACGAACTCAAGGCGGTCAATCCCAATCAAAAGGTGCCAGTGCTTGTTGACGGCGATTTCAGCCTTTGGGAAGCCAATCCAATCATGATTTACCTGGGTGAACGTGCCGGTGCCGAAGAGTTTTGTCCCACACATCGGCAGGGCCGCATTGAGGTGCTGCGATGGATGTCCTGGGAGGTTCAACACTTCAATCGTGCGCTCGGAGACATTGTCTGGGAGACCGTTGCCAAGCAAGCATTCGGCCTTGGCGCGCCCGACACTGTCAAGATCGAGGCCGGTCTGGATAATTTCCGCCGGTTTGCTGCGGTTTTGGAAAACCACCTTGCGGATCGGGACTTCGTCCTAGGTGATGAGTTGACGGTCGCTGATTTTGCGGTCGGCAGCCATTCCGCATTGGCAATGCATCCTCAATCCCAGGTGCCTCTAAAGGATTTTCCGAAGGTCAACGCGTACCTGCAACGCCTCGAAGCCGTTCCGGCCTGGGCTGCAACTGCTCCCAAGCCTCGTGCGGAAGCGGCGGAATAG
- a CDS encoding DMT family transporter, which translates to MSRSYLFALFMGVVAAFLLGMNSVSVRFLTSDLHGLQIAVFRLWIGCTTIFALLMLSGYRFRLFPYDRYQCLAIAGFTLNYITFHIGLEKTSATNAMVLENTAPFFVLLFLVITRVESVRWSDGVATAMALAGVYLTVRQDLEVGATGLEGDIWEIGAGISWAMFIVGSAASVKKTRSSLDRMAVLLKILLPCGLVLTPSLFFYPLQVTTIDISVLLALGVFSTALCYYLWYEAMSEVSTVTASLLIVLSVVFAFVAAFFLLGETVTPDMLIGATLIVFAVVLPGLVDTFASKADAKEPD; encoded by the coding sequence ATGAGCCGTTCCTACCTGTTCGCACTCTTCATGGGCGTCGTCGCAGCATTTCTGCTGGGAATGAATTCCGTATCCGTGCGTTTCCTGACTTCTGACTTGCACGGGCTGCAGATAGCCGTTTTCCGGCTTTGGATCGGCTGTACAACGATCTTCGCACTGCTGATGCTCTCAGGGTATCGGTTCCGGCTGTTTCCCTATGACCGGTATCAATGCCTGGCTATCGCCGGATTTACACTAAACTACATCACGTTCCACATTGGCCTTGAGAAGACCAGCGCCACCAATGCAATGGTGCTCGAAAACACAGCGCCATTCTTTGTGCTTCTGTTTCTTGTCATCACGCGGGTGGAGAGTGTCAGGTGGTCCGACGGTGTTGCCACCGCGATGGCGTTGGCTGGCGTTTACCTGACAGTACGGCAGGATCTTGAAGTCGGCGCCACTGGTCTGGAAGGCGATATCTGGGAGATTGGTGCTGGTATCAGCTGGGCAATGTTCATCGTAGGCAGCGCAGCATCTGTCAAAAAAACGAGGTCCAGCCTGGACCGGATGGCGGTGTTGCTGAAGATTTTGCTGCCGTGCGGCCTGGTTTTGACACCCTCGCTATTCTTCTACCCGCTTCAGGTGACAACGATAGATATTTCCGTCCTCTTGGCGCTCGGTGTCTTTTCGACAGCACTTTGCTACTACCTTTGGTACGAAGCCATGTCCGAGGTTTCCACCGTCACGGCGTCATTGCTGATTGTCCTGTCCGTTGTGTTCGCGTTTGTTGCTGCATTCTTCCTGTTGGGCGAGACGGTCACGCCAGACATGTTGATTGGGGCCACTCTGATTGTCTTCGCCGTTGTCCTTCCTGGACTGGTCGATACCTTTGCCTCCAAAGCAGATGCCAAAGAGCCGGACTAA